A window of Natrinema salifodinae contains these coding sequences:
- a CDS encoding HAD family hydrolase: MTPVLFDMDGIILDGPRTDPQVYADAGDAALAELGADPTPAQRRDFRRHDYERIRAHCADLGIDPARFWELKETYASNGTHDRLRSGERGTYDDIDAIHELGDRTSIGLVTNNRHETAEFVADHFGFDFAVVRGRDPTFEGYERRKPAPYYIEDALDTLGVSEGLYVGDSAKDVTAGRAAGLETAYVRRPHNRDRDRPAGATYELESLIELLDIVDGANA, encoded by the coding sequence ATGACGCCGGTACTGTTCGACATGGACGGGATCATCCTCGACGGACCTCGGACCGATCCGCAGGTGTACGCAGACGCCGGTGACGCCGCGCTCGCCGAGCTCGGCGCCGACCCGACGCCCGCCCAGCGACGCGATTTCAGGCGCCACGACTACGAACGGATTAGAGCGCACTGCGCGGACCTCGGGATCGATCCCGCGCGGTTCTGGGAACTGAAGGAGACGTACGCCTCGAACGGCACCCACGACCGGCTCCGCTCGGGCGAGCGCGGGACGTACGACGATATCGATGCGATTCACGAACTCGGCGATCGGACGTCGATCGGCCTTGTCACCAACAACCGCCACGAGACCGCCGAATTCGTCGCCGATCACTTCGGGTTCGATTTCGCGGTCGTCCGCGGCCGTGATCCCACGTTCGAAGGCTACGAGCGCCGCAAGCCCGCCCCCTACTACATCGAGGACGCGCTCGACACGCTCGGCGTCAGCGAGGGGCTTTACGTCGGCGACTCGGCGAAAGACGTCACCGCCGGTCGGGCGGCCGGGCTGGAGACCGCGTACGTCCGACGACCCCACAACCGCGACCGCGACCGACCGGCGGGCGCGACCTACGAACTCGAGTCACTGATCGAGCTACTGGATATCGTCGACGGAGCGAACGCATAA
- a CDS encoding winged helix-turn-helix transcriptional regulator: protein MTSPDGVDDEKRATLRRFAALGAASPLVGRSDSAAADTGESDARDAIAGYLSTTPGAHFSKIRDDLQLGTGETQHHLRRLEDVDAIERYRDGDYKRFVTAGRFDEFEKRALGYLRRETPRGMLIELLLNPDATAGNLADALDVSPPTVSKYAGELEDAGLLSRDDGYAVERPETVLVLVVRHADSFGDRARELARNADRFLEYRG, encoded by the coding sequence ATGACATCGCCCGATGGGGTCGACGACGAGAAACGAGCGACCCTGCGCCGATTCGCTGCCCTCGGAGCCGCCTCTCCACTGGTCGGGCGCTCCGATTCAGCAGCGGCTGATACGGGTGAAAGCGACGCCCGCGACGCGATCGCGGGGTATCTCTCCACGACGCCTGGCGCACACTTCTCCAAGATTCGCGACGATCTCCAGCTCGGAACCGGCGAGACCCAACACCACCTGCGCCGGCTCGAGGACGTCGACGCGATCGAGCGCTACCGCGATGGCGACTACAAGCGGTTCGTCACGGCCGGCCGATTCGACGAGTTCGAGAAACGCGCGCTGGGCTACCTCCGGCGGGAGACGCCTCGCGGAATGCTGATCGAACTCCTCTTGAACCCGGACGCGACCGCGGGCAACCTGGCCGACGCGCTGGACGTCTCGCCGCCGACGGTGAGCAAGTACGCCGGCGAACTCGAGGATGCGGGGCTGCTCTCCCGCGACGACGGCTACGCGGTCGAACGTCCGGAGACGGTGCTCGTTCTGGTCGTCCGCCACGCTGACTCCTTTGGCGACCGGGCGCGAGAACTCGCCCGGAACGCGGATCGGTTCCTCGAGTATCGCGGATGA
- a CDS encoding DUF7123 family protein — protein sequence MAPDLTSKQQRILEYLRENAATKTYFKSRLIGKELGMTAKEVGSNITALQEGDYNVEIEKWGYSSSTTWKVDI from the coding sequence ATGGCGCCCGACCTCACGAGCAAACAACAGCGGATTCTGGAGTACCTCCGGGAGAACGCGGCGACCAAGACGTACTTCAAGTCCCGCCTCATCGGCAAGGAGCTCGGAATGACGGCGAAAGAGGTCGGCTCGAACATCACCGCACTCCAGGAGGGAGATTATAACGTGGAGATCGAAAAATGGGGTTACTCCTCCAGCACCACCTGGAAAGTCGATATTTAA